The following are encoded together in the Triticum dicoccoides isolate Atlit2015 ecotype Zavitan chromosome 6B, WEW_v2.0, whole genome shotgun sequence genome:
- the LOC119324031 gene encoding uncharacterized protein LOC119324031 isoform X1, producing MDLSMETEGDSEQRISRGHAGNTGAARPIESQDSISVAEADIRRAGDLRSGGGDAGFLGEDPLLQVCSEATSGWTRRVRIRKAPAERELNPNRKSALELSMRAFILKRDGNVVNPAVGTSFDSLDEAYQFYNLYSWELGFGIRYSKSRLNVERVKCMQEIVCGCAVRLFFFLCITVWGEKVCKNML from the exons GATTAGCCGCGGGCATGCGGGCAATACTGGTGCTGCCCGGCCTATAGAGTCCCAGGATTCTATCAGCGTCGCCGAGGCTGACATTCGCCGTGCAGGGGACCTCCGTAGCGGTGGCGGAGATGCCGGATTTCTTGGCGAGGACCCGCTCTTGCAAGTTTGTTCGGAGGCTACGAGCGGATGGACACGCAG GGTAAGGATCAGAAAGGCCCCCGCTGAGCGCGAGCTCAACCCGAACCGGAAAAGTGCCCTTGAATTGTCCATGAGGGCTTTCATATTGAAAAGAGATGGCAATGTTGTCAACCCAGCTGTCGGGACCTCTTTTGATTCATTGGATGAAGCCTATCAATTCTACAATTTATATTCGTGGGAGCTTGGATTTGGTATAAGGTATTCGAAAAGCAGGCTAAATGTGGAGCGGGTGAAGTGCATGCAGGAGATAGTCTGTGGATGTGCGGTGcgtttgtttttctttttgtgtATCACTGTTTGGGGAGAAAAAGTCTGCAAGAATATGTTATAG
- the LOC119324031 gene encoding uncharacterized protein LOC119324031 isoform X2, translated as MDLSMETEGDSEQSRGHAGNTGAARPIESQDSISVAEADIRRAGDLRSGGGDAGFLGEDPLLQVCSEATSGWTRRVRIRKAPAERELNPNRKSALELSMRAFILKRDGNVVNPAVGTSFDSLDEAYQFYNLYSWELGFGIRYSKSRLNVERVKCMQEIVCGCAVRLFFFLCITVWGEKVCKNML; from the exons CCGCGGGCATGCGGGCAATACTGGTGCTGCCCGGCCTATAGAGTCCCAGGATTCTATCAGCGTCGCCGAGGCTGACATTCGCCGTGCAGGGGACCTCCGTAGCGGTGGCGGAGATGCCGGATTTCTTGGCGAGGACCCGCTCTTGCAAGTTTGTTCGGAGGCTACGAGCGGATGGACACGCAG GGTAAGGATCAGAAAGGCCCCCGCTGAGCGCGAGCTCAACCCGAACCGGAAAAGTGCCCTTGAATTGTCCATGAGGGCTTTCATATTGAAAAGAGATGGCAATGTTGTCAACCCAGCTGTCGGGACCTCTTTTGATTCATTGGATGAAGCCTATCAATTCTACAATTTATATTCGTGGGAGCTTGGATTTGGTATAAGGTATTCGAAAAGCAGGCTAAATGTGGAGCGGGTGAAGTGCATGCAGGAGATAGTCTGTGGATGTGCGGTGcgtttgtttttctttttgtgtATCACTGTTTGGGGAGAAAAAGTCTGCAAGAATATGTTATAG
- the LOC119324031 gene encoding uncharacterized protein LOC119324031 isoform X3: MDLSMETEGDSEQRISRGHAGNTGAARPIESQDSISVAEADIRRAGDLRSGGGDAGFLGEDPLLQVCSEATSGWTRRVRIRKAPAERELNPNRKSALELSMRAFILKRDGNVVNPAVGTSFDSLDEAYQFYNLYSWELGFGIRYSKSRLNVERVKCMQEIVCGCAGNTRSTWKGSFLHVGT; this comes from the exons GATTAGCCGCGGGCATGCGGGCAATACTGGTGCTGCCCGGCCTATAGAGTCCCAGGATTCTATCAGCGTCGCCGAGGCTGACATTCGCCGTGCAGGGGACCTCCGTAGCGGTGGCGGAGATGCCGGATTTCTTGGCGAGGACCCGCTCTTGCAAGTTTGTTCGGAGGCTACGAGCGGATGGACACGCAG GGTAAGGATCAGAAAGGCCCCCGCTGAGCGCGAGCTCAACCCGAACCGGAAAAGTGCCCTTGAATTGTCCATGAGGGCTTTCATATTGAAAAGAGATGGCAATGTTGTCAACCCAGCTGTCGGGACCTCTTTTGATTCATTGGATGAAGCCTATCAATTCTACAATTTATATTCGTGGGAGCTTGGATTTGGTATAAGGTATTCGAAAAGCAGGCTAAATGTGGAGCGGGTGAAGTGCATGCAGGAGATAGTCTGTGGATGTGCG GGTAATACAAGATCAACATGGAAAGGCAGCTTTTTGCACGTCGGGACGTGA